DNA from Elaeis guineensis isolate ETL-2024a chromosome 2, EG11, whole genome shotgun sequence:
TGCATCTTACAATATTTCAAGTACTGGGGCACAATGCAGTACAATATAGTTTATCTGATCATTgattatatgaattaaaattattgCACCACATCATGAACAATGATGTGCCCAGCACATGAATCTAACTCAATTTTGGAGGAAAGAAATACAACAGAGTGCATAGGAACTTAAATGAACTCAACAAGCTAAATATCTATCTATTGCAGCCGCATAGTAATTATGGTACATCAGCTCAAGATAAATTAAAGCAAAAGTTCAGTTTTGCTAGTCAggaatttttaagatatttttatagagcatagaaataaagatgaacttaACACATTCCTTACAAAGTCAAAAGCACCAATCAACGAAAATTCTGTGCAATGCAACAGAACACATACCTGTCACTGTCCACCACCGAAACAGTGTACCATgcattaaaatcttaaaaagcATTTTCCTCTCCAATCTTCAAATCTCAATATAAAGTTTCTTTCACTCTCATGTCATCCACTACTTCAGACATTCTACAAATAAAATGCACTCATTTCTATCTTTTAGTCCAATCCTAGGTTAACTTCTATCTGACTGCACAAGGTTTCCCTGCTGTTCGACATATGGCCTTATAAAAGTCCTCCTCCACCAGACCTCAAAGGCTCTCTGAAGATTCGGGCAGTTATCACCAACCTTTAAGAAACTTCCTAGCCATGAGAGCAAAATATTCTGCTGATCTTCCAAAGGAAGTGTCAGAATTGTACGGCCAATTCCTTCCTCCACAACCTTTCGATCAAATGATCTACATCCATGCTGTAACCAACTGTAGTCATCAATAAGTGGCTGCAACCAAACATGTAACAGCAGCTGGCGAGTGTCCTTTGATGGAAGCATCTCCCCTCTTCCAATCGCAACAAAAAGCCTAGCTGTAATGCAGCTAATGAGGTGGCGTGACATGATTGGTAGCTTTGAGTGTAACTCAGCCAGCTCATTCTGGCTAGCCCACATCACTGCAAACTCGTCTGCTATATGTCTGTCAGCCAAAATCTCAACTAACCAAAGAAGATTATCTGCCTCCAGAGCTATATGCCGGACGACAGGATCTTTGATTTCCAAAGATCTTTCTGCAAAACCAGGTTCAGATGCTTGTCTGAACACAGCTAACAGTGAGTCTAAGCAGTTCCGGCATGAACTGTATAAAGTTTCAATGCATATGTCTGTAGATCCATTTGTCCAAAGATTATTTTCCTTCAAAAGCTTCAAAACTAAGGATTTCATCTCTCGCCGACCACGATCCTCAGTGCTTTTGAGGACCATCTCCAATATATGAGCAAGTGTATCATTAGGAGGATTGGTGATATCTGATGCTACTCGTTTCAGTATAGGACTGATACCATAATCATCATTCTGAAGATGTCTGATAGATTTCAccacattttcttcttcttctccaaccCAAGGGACTGCTTCCAGATAATCTAGGCATGACTTGACGCATGAACGGTAGCCAAGTGATTCTGCAACCTGCAAAATATCACCTCTAATTATGCAGAGAAACAAATGAACATCATATCTAACCAAACCCTTGTGAGATAACACTAAACAGTAAAATATTACAAATAAGGATTCAAGTCCTAACAAAACATCCTGCGGGACACCACGATGGGATATCATCCCATGCGTTGGGACAAGGCCGCTCCACTAACATCCCAGCATTCCAATCGGGATGCCTTGGGACATCCCCTGTCCCAACTGTTGAGATGGGGTGAGACGGTGGTACGTCCCATTTCATGGAAAAATTGAGACAGTCCGTCCCATagaatttaaaaccttgatttCAAATAGGAGCATTTCATTGTGATGCCTAAAAGGATGCAAAAAGAAACAATCATCCAAATAGCCACAATatcagattttcttttttttaaaaaaaaaaaggttgctaCATGAATGGTGCAAAGAAACAAATAGATGCAAGCTCAAAATCCAATTACCTCCTTACAGAGCAGTCAAAGTTGCAAACAATTTTGAGTATACATATTTCTACAGTTTCTCTTGCAAGTTGCTTGTTCTATTTTGTTCAATATTTAATAGTCACTTCTCTATATCACCACGATCACAAATAAGGAGCCTAATTCGATTCACTTTGCTTTAAGCTTTTAGTAAACATATGTAGCCAGCCTGTCAGCTCAAACACTCTGAAATTCCATCTCATAAATTTTCCTTTCGTGTGTTTACACCTATATTCAAGACCTTTAAGAGAGTATTATTTTCCATCACATTTTACCATAGCAGGAGGACAATGAGCACTCCATGAATTGATCTCGAAATATGTGACTTCCAGCTACATCCAAatgcttttgatatatatattgcaCACACGTGCACGCATGTGCTCAAGCCACTTTGACATGCTAAGCGCTGATGACCTCAGCATTTAGCAGGCATATCCTCCTTAGTTTTTAGCATTTAAAGCTATAAAACATCCCCAAATCTTATCTCTTACATGGCTGTCTATTACTTTCCATCACACATGGCCACGGACAACAATAAGCACCCCAATAACTTGATCATGTAAAAGGACAAATTTAAGCTTCATTCAAATGCTAATCCCACTGATCTCCATCTTGGGTTCACATTTCCTCCTTATCATTTAAAGCTATAGAATATGCCCACCTAAATTATGgtcatataattaattttacaTTCTCATAAGCATGTGGCAACCACAAAATGACAAATGAGATGTATTTCCTCTACATGAGTACTGCACGTCATATTTTTACTTCTTTTATGCCATAGCAACAGGATGAGAGAAGGTGAACTTAAAGAATCACACGGCCAAGATGTTCATTAGGTTTCTTCAGCAATACTAAATGCTGGTGCAGGAACTATACTAAATTTACTCCCTTCAGTTTTAGAAAAATCTTAACCTCTTTAGTCATCCATCATAAAAGACACATAGAGATTGCCATATTTTTACCAATGAAAAGCTACAGAACAAAATTTTGCCTCCTAAAATGTAACATTTCTCAAATGCTACTAAGATTAAGTCAATCATGTTGAGATAAGCTAAACAAAACTATGATACTGTAATGTCAAAAGATTTGACACTGGATACCAAATTAAACAAAACAtcatttgaaatcaaaattatcaaaatttatcAATCTTGTTCAATAATCTTGACCATATACCTTTGCTGCTGCAAACTCAAGAATCACCTTTAAGTATCAAATAATTGACATAAAAAAATGTACCAGTAGGTAATTTAGTACACAGATATGGATAAAGAACGTAAGTTGATAATTAGAAGGATCAAGAGACCAATTCTTTTGTTATAAGTGAAGAAAATAAACAGCATTATATCTGAACAAACCCTTAGAACGCGGAGTACACGTGGAACACTTTGCTTGATCAGTCTGTGCTTCATTTCTTTACAGTACATCAGTCCCACAGTCTCGACATAAATCTCCACATCCTCACAGTCCATTATTTCGATATATGGTACTGGAGACTGCCTAGAGAGCTTATCTGCAAAGAAGATGCTATGTTCTGCAAGAATGTTCCTGTGAACACTCATCCTTACAGCAATCCCTTCCTTTCCAAACAAAATGACTTTCAAATCACTGGTCTCTGGCTGGCCGAAGCCAACACTTATCTTTCGTTGTTGGTTCTCACCATTCGGTTTTGGTGGCCTCTCAGGAGCCTTTGTCGGACTTGCAGCAGAAGCATCTGGGGTCATACATCTCTGATCATCAGAAACAACCCTAGATCTTAATTGGTTAGGAAGTTGTCTCTTTTCTGTTGCAAGACTTGGTGCCTTCTGaactgaaggagcctttgatggTGGCGGTGACCCTTTTTGTTTGTTTTGTTGATTATGATTTTTGAGGGTCTTCTGAAGCACAGCAGGGGAAGGGCAACACCAGAACCCTTCTGGAGTCACGGCAATAGGAACGTTTCTGATCTTTGTCTGACCCGGTTCAAGCCTTCTAACTCTAAAATCTGCCATTCTAAAGCTTTTCTTTACTTAAAATTTCAGAAACTAAAGTCATGCAGTCACAGGCCACCAAGACAGCAAATC
Protein-coding regions in this window:
- the LOC105059921 gene encoding BTB/POZ domain-containing protein At3g50780, which codes for MADFRVRRLEPGQTKIRNVPIAVTPEGFWCCPSPAVLQKTLKNHNQQNKQKGSPPPSKAPSVQKAPSLATEKRQLPNQLRSRVVSDDQRCMTPDASAASPTKAPERPPKPNGENQQRKISVGFGQPETSDLKVILFGKEGIAVRMSVHRNILAEHSIFFADKLSRQSPVPYIEIMDCEDVEIYVETVGLMYCKEMKHRLIKQSVPRVLRVLRVAESLGYRSCVKSCLDYLEAVPWVGEEEENVVKSIRHLQNDDYGISPILKRVASDITNPPNDTLAHILEMVLKSTEDRGRREMKSLVLKLLKENNLWTNGSTDICIETLYSSCRNCLDSLLAVFRQASEPGFAERSLEIKDPVVRHIALEADNLLWLVEILADRHIADEFAVMWASQNELAELHSKLPIMSRHLISCITARLFVAIGRGEMLPSKDTRQLLLHVWLQPLIDDYSWLQHGCRSFDRKVVEEGIGRTILTLPLEDQQNILLSWLGSFLKVGDNCPNLQRAFEVWWRRTFIRPYVEQQGNLVQSDRS